A single Anopheles arabiensis isolate DONGOLA chromosome 2, AaraD3, whole genome shotgun sequence DNA region contains:
- the LOC120897958 gene encoding LOW QUALITY PROTEIN: small subunit processome component 20 homolog (The sequence of the model RefSeq protein was modified relative to this genomic sequence to represent the inferred CDS: deleted 1 base in 1 codon), whose product MKNRPLKHKASNAFSFKSFRERINEIDVRRGALYRVETDYELPETEDGTFFQQALVKWSLQNLTDEYTGYQRGFKETATLPMLLFHKEAIVKHLSSCLSKATDDALEPLLELVVALAKDMRKEFRPYFTGLFEVIVPFLHSDSADRVEWTLLCLAHLFKTLRSFLRSDFSLTFNRLLPLLDETRSPPHAIDFATECLGYLARDLKDKGAFIRLMLKWQMQNEAYTFACGRLLFELLHGVQEQFHATAKQTLLQLYSILQQLEGTEADHLQDILTQTVTDIVERIQPEGIHVFWETMRSTIDGCLATFEAQGETKKTVSKEASSAMVEHEEGKVVQYLTRLLQLNGIVLEHQYGRLLGDALSPTVSQLIRLLTCFTSPTIEYKETIVKHIIVLLRSKHLPLTQLEASRLTMNVLLLDHRPLYDRFIDATVLCPMFEALIWPNFVKRLELELDDERLSFLAALLLKKTPLCGNGLELENWKPFPINVVAGGNLEACMKKAITVSPVEVLDSSETYLSALIVLPHLSNFRPKTVANNAILEFVRHTAESLQSGAMRELSDAADRMVELAAVAVETVVHLQEMEGKAYFDLLECLLPIVTKRECLLLNSVHLLLVHIANQRKSGITYARFKRVQPVIHPLMASYDSSVRRLASAIMAFFAELPELVSSTGPLYGTLAQIECIEPQIQTYRQQVILFQNLAYESQLCNQAAEVARNEWTETVIRYMLSVFAVNFKLLWEPAGTIVQSYADNGVKADEELFWRVFDTMLKMAEEQKAHEEIGSPESSEAAVKHDETGTDGSGNDNDDSNGEAGSDSEQEEEEQVEENEQQKRANALFSKVVEFFPKKSHIDFMNVRIQQLRMLHRCSTFCRSKGDRIAERFFAFLEHGKARDASIDAEEEAPDQSYKRAREIKRKSSKSAGSGIHQVLLCYLKICTELTSKSVRKHADRLYETYETLVSSRNEEIQKVALNGIFTLGGSQLTPYKDFISRLTSEKTLKQALLSVFVPSDELEDEQEDGGFTSASGRTKVAEEHRPMVVQLVLKVLDGKIKQNLGNGGPGGQHKATLLTFIGRLRIEELDLLLERWFAPYLAQLKTTPLETVRCITAALAEGVELVPTVPPVRVKTLLNFLAALQTEIAPMKKASYAAKLMHLKICFDALLLPLDHSIYKKYKNQALVALVDLFDQYDASYQWTDDELDAVLYVHVWPQLQLLPSDSIHTPTPLLKLLLMWSQSERLYVLLQRHPPVERQTETEGESEPATGDETTPPSMTPLDAMICLLRGSQTKGNVCKQIFTALAAMLDGDERNSAEEQGRIREEDSDRVGNRSRLLIPYVQDLLQYIRHQVRSKKTISSDLLLILTRLAESGMIGSDQKDEERIEKDRVSLLNLLFPILARKVHEVGDERSGEDIRRLHIIIARLLNDIDDPLQYLKQLALSLQNVKNRGARKILLQIFDRLACRSPEMQLICTLVHGLNAMDRRWVDQPDNVARTTAFRSIDQMLSEDAPDGQRMTGNVAIVFSLPSLHVLQSEKDFTVRQNACEYVCKVVLHLASANEWSAELHYCLDRIVLHNIAAGFKHKGAGGERRNESIQLLGELSRTVGKPGVTTHPQCRVFAELWHFTGAGDGAERDFFENITHLQTYKHRKAMKRLAAKLAAMADEAKASGGNSRDTIGAAGPTSRTIVNYLLPIVSHYICHDEYKKQTNLVEEAGNCIINLCRLLPWRGYHTVLQQYLRKLKHSWEYQKQLLRIVIGIMDAFHFDLSAAATVDAEHPVEAKGGAAANALMNKKLLLQDESVEEAEETAPPAAPEGEEKPKEDANEEQDAEDEGKESEEEEDAESVIEDEEEVEPTARCDPEEALRVARDIVHDISKTIIPSLLSSFNFATEAPVTTGGGGQMDRKARFAKQRTEMLKLPIAIAIVKLFMKLPRKEIELNLPRLIIKVITFLKSRLKLARVQARNTLAHITLELGPSYLSFVLQNLLAMLTRGFQRHVLTFTVHTVVERAQQHLASGPVLENILQTVVHICTEDIFGQLIGLLNGTTIETGSLKKTNMPESKSSRKPYQTLYILAKHVQERMLADLFVPFRTVLSKYRTHQTVAKVQDAFHQIAEGLVANETISPEALLVFVYGMVTGKVFTQCAVAGADGEQEDLQQRQQQQSEEEKKRAAKKLLGNVPKPGSIYIIPDEPKRHGSAAATSALDLILAKTEGNDPTFLECGLELLQSFIRRKQVGTRSSDTEQVELLIQLIDPIVPTLVESLDSKHSKIICHSINCFSALLATEWPLKSFQQPETLDAIVAAIFTILHRYNTVALDVNNPNIGMVRASFRAIVAVLKYANASYSFTEEQLRLLVMYIEQDLAVGGGRQTTAFVLLRSLLGRRYSFSELQQLMSKVFEMCVRSESDTERAECRQNIVDYVMNYPTSKKVKNYLLFFVDQLQYEVLSGRESACLLLKTLFQKLPKSTIDQTNSALFFALGVRLVNEDDTDIRTLVAECIETLLKRLDPSEKSSLVKIIQDMLGDRLLKHRELGTQLLLRILHSQPTERFIRSWLPNVLPALLQNLVPPTSAALSADGKFVKPLAPSVTLLTADPSGDHLIIQTQNVFAELLRLQPAMLTAAQYNDTIDALAYTAQSLLSSGHQWVRFGALKLLYQIMNELDFDAIHERIRSLRSKRNDAEPEAEEELDSDDNPGGRQFLFQSPLRDCKTLTLDLCAQLSPHSAMVSESDDEAAGLVTQLLFLIANILRAVPLEKKEKASSKRINLHWLVRRVRYVVQGEIFKTPHIFTLRKHALHWMSSVVAILEQDTLEQLAPSLLIPAIRELTAQDISGSRSGNDPSKVSLRKVAAKVGKDISVRLGAEQYDKMRNAIEESLRRKRTNRRMELAQEKINFPMAAARRKEAKKTRTKEAKRRKTQSSLDDPFDLEGAGNGGVIPGMKRRAKSGTGSVPKKRRNMEAMFRE is encoded by the exons atgaaaaatcgaCCGTTGAAGCATAAGGCTTCGAACGCGTTTAGCTTTAAATCGTTCCGAGAGCGCATCAACGAAATCGATGTGCGCCGCGGGGCACTGTACCGCGTGGAGACTGACTATGAGCTGCCTGAAACCGAGGACGGTACCTTCTTCCAGCAGGCGCTAGTGAAATGGTCCCTGCAAAATCTCACCGACGAGTACACCGGCTACCAGCGGGGCTTCAAGGAGACGGCCACGCTGCCGATGCTGCTGTTCCACAAAGAGGCCATCGTCAAGCACCTGTCCAGCTGTCTGTCGAAAGCCACCGACGATGCGCTGGAACCGCTGCTCGAGCTGGTGGTTGCACTGGCGAAGGATATGCGGAAAGAGTTTCGACCGTACTTTACCGGGCTGTTCGAGGTGATTGTACCGTTTCTGCACTCCGACAGCGCGGATCGGGTCGAGTGGACGTTGCTGTGCCTGGCGCACTTGTTCAAAACGCTGCGCAGCTTCCTGCGAAGCGACTTCTCGCTCACCTTTAACCGGCTGCTGCCTTTGCTGGACGAAACGAGAAGCCCACCGCACGCGATAGACTTTGCAACGGAATGTCTCGGGTATTTGGCGCGCGACCTGAAAGACAAGGGAGCGTTCATACGGCTGATGCTGAAATGGCAAATGCAGAACGAGGCGTACACGTTCGCCTGCGGGCGGCTGCTGTTCGAGCTGCTGCACGGTGTGCAGGAGCAATTCCACGCGACGGCAAAGCAAACGCTGCTCCAGCTGTACAGTATTCTGCAGCAGCTGGAAGGGACGGAGGCGGATCACCTACAGGACATACTGACCCAAACGGTGACCGATATAGTGGAACGCATCCAGCCGGAGGGCATTCACGTGTTCTGGGAAACGATGCGCAGCACCATCGATGGATGTTTGGCGACGTTCGAAGCTCAAGGGGAAACGAAGAAGACTGTCTCGAAGGAAGCGAGCTCAGCGATGGTAGAGCATGAGGAAGGAAAGGTCGTACAATATTTGACCCGACTGCTGCAGCTGAACGGAATTGTGCTGGAGCATCAGTATGGGCGACTGTTGGGTGACGCACTGTCGCCCACCGTGTCCCAGCTGATCCGGCTACTAACCTGCTTCACCTCACCGACCATCGAGTACAAGGAAACGATCGTGAAGCACATTATAGTGTTGCTGCGCTCCAAGCATCTGCCGCTGACGCAGCTGGAGGCGAGTCGATTAACGATGAACGTGCTCCTGCTCGATCACCGTCCACTGTACGACCGTTTCATCGACGCCACGGTACTCTGCCCAATGTTTGAAGCTCTCATATGGCCCAACTTTGTGAAGCGACTTGAGCTGGAGCTGGACGATGAACGGTTGAGCTTTTTGGCCGCGCTGCTGCTAAAGAAAACGCCACTCTGTGGCAATGGGTTGGAGCTGGAAAACTGGAAACCATTCCCGATAAACGTCGTGGCCGGGGGAAACCTGGAGGCTTGCATGAAAAAGGCAATAACAGTCAGCCCAGTGGAGGTGCTGGATAGTAGCGAAACTTATTTGAGCGCTTTAATCGTTTTACCCCATCTGAGCAACTTTCGGCCCAAAACCGTAGCCAACAATGCCATCCTGGAGTTTGTCCGGCACACCGCAGAATCGCTCCAGTCGGGTGCGATGCGGGAACTGTCCGATGCGGCGGATAGAATGGTGGAACTAGCGGCGGTTGCGGTGGAAACGGTCGTCCACCTGCAGGAGATGGAAGGCAAGGCGTACTTCGATCTGCTGGAGTGCCTGCTGCCGATAGTAACCAAGCGCGAGTGTCTGCTGCTCAACAGCGTCCATCTGCTGCTCGTTCACATTGCGAACCAGCGCAAAAGTGGCATCACCTACGCGCGCTTCAAGCGAGTCCAGCCCGTCATACACCCGCTCATGGCATCCTACGACAGCAGCGTGCGACGGTTGGCAAGTGCTATAATGGCCTTTTTCGCCGAGCTTCCGGAGCTGGTCAGCAGCACCGGCCCATTGTACGGTACGCTGGCCCAGATCGAATGTATCGAGCCGCAGATTCAAACCTACCGCCAGCAAGTGATTCTGTTCCAGAATCTAGCGTACGAAAGTCAGCTCTGCAACCAGGCGGCCGAAGTGGCGCGCAACGAATGGACGGAAACGGTGATTCGGTACATGCTGTCCGTGTTTGCCGTCAATTTCAAGCTGCTGTGGGAACCGGCCGGCACGATCGTGCAGTCGTACGCGGACAATGGCGTCAAAGCGGACGAGGAACTGTTTTGGAGAGTGTTCGATACGATGCTAAAGATGGCGGAAGAGCAGAAGGCCCACGAAGAGATTGGAAGTCCAGAATCCTCGGAGGCGGCAGTAAAACACGATGAAACGGGTACTGATGGATCGGGCAATGATAATGACGATTCGAACGGTGAAGCTGGCAGCGACAGtgagcaggaggaggaagagcaaGTGGAAGAGAACGAGCAGCAGAAGCGGGCGAATGCACTGTTTTCGAAGGTGGTGGAATTCTTCCccaaaaaatcacacattGACTTCATGAACGTGCGCATACAACAGCTCCGCATGCTGCACCGCTGTTCCACGTTTTGCCGCTCAAAGGGGGACCGCATCGCGGAGCGGTTCTTTGCCTTTCTCGAGCATGGCAAAGCACGCGACGCCAGCATCGACGCGGAGGAGGAAGCACCGGACCAGTCCTACAAACGGGCGCGCGAAATCAAGCGTAAAAGCAGCAAATCCGCCGGCTCTGGCATACATCAGGTGCTGCTGTGCTATCTGAAAATATGCACCGAGCTTACGTCGAAGTCGGTGCGCAAGCATGCCGATCGGCTGTACGAGACGTACGAAACGCTTGTCAGCAGCCGCAACGAGGAAATCCAGAAGGTGGCGCTGAACGGCATATTTACGCTCGGCGGGTCGCAGCTCACGCCGTACAAAGACTTTATCAGCCGGCTGACGAGCGAGAAGACGCTGAAGCAAGCGCTGCTGTCCGTGTTCGTACCGTCGGACGAGCTGGAGGACGAGCAGGAGGACGGTGGCTTTACCAGTGCCAGCGGACGCACGAAGGTGGCGGAGGAGCACCGGCCAATGGTGGTGCAGCTGGTGCTGAAGGTGTTGGATGGCAAGATCAAACAGAACCTTGGCAATGGTGGACCGGGAGGGCAGCATAAAGCGACCCTGCTCACGTTTATCGGGCGCCTGCGCATCGAAGAGCTAGATCTGCTGCTCGAACGTTGGTTCGCGCCCTATCTGGCACAGTTGAAGACCACTCCGCTGGAAACGGTACGCTGCATTACGGCCGCCCTTGCGGAGGGCGTTGAGCTGGTTCCTACAGTGCCGCCTGTCAGGGTGAAAACGCTGCTCAACTTCCTGGCTGCCCTGCAAACGGAAATTGCACCCATGAAGAAGGCTTCGTACGCCGCAAAGCTTATGCATTTGAAAATATGTTTcgatgcactgctgctgccgctcgatCACAGCATTtacaaaaagtataaaaatcaAGCACTGGTAGCACTGGTGGACCTGTTCGACCAGTACGATGCGAGCTACCAGTGgacggacgacgagctggacGCTGTCCTGTACGTTCACGTGTGGCCACAGCTGCAGCTACTGCCGAGCGATAGTATTCACACGCCGACGCCGCTGCTCAAGCTGCTGCTAATGTGGAGCCAAAGTGAACGCCTGTACGTCCTGCTGCAGCGCCACCCTCCCGTCGAACGGCAGACGGAGACGGAGGGGGAAAGTGAACCGGCGACGGGCGACGAAACAACACCACCGTCCATGACACCACTCGATGCAATGATCTGTCTGTTGCGTGGTTCGCAGACGAAAGGCAACGTGTGCAAGCAAATCTTTACCGCACTCGCCGCCATGCTGGACGGCGACGAGCGAAACAGTGCGGAGGAGCAGGGCCGCATCCGGGAGGAAGATTCCGACCGCGTCGGCAATCGTAGCCGGTTGCTGATACCGTACGTGCAGGATTTGCTGCAGTACATACGGCACCAGGTCAGGAGCAAGAAGACGATCTCGAGCGATCTGCTGCTCATTCTAACACGGCTGGCCGAGTCGGGCATGATCGGTAGCGACCAGAAGGACGAGGAGCGCATCGAGAAGGATCGTGTGTCGCTGCTGAACCTGCTGTTCCCCATACTGGCCAGAAAGGTGCACGAGGTAGGGGACGAGCGGTCGGGCGAGGATATCAGACGCTTGCACATTATCATCGCACGCCTGTTAAACGATATCGACGACCCGCTGCAGTATCTGAAACAGTTGGCGCTATCGCTTCAGAATGTGAAAAATCGCG GAGCGAGAAAGATATTGCTGCAAATATTCGACCGGCTTGCTTGCCGTTCGCCCGAGATGCAGCTGATCTGCACGCTCGTCCATGGGCTGAACGCAATGGATCGGCGGTGGGTGGACCAGCCAGACAACGTGGCCCGTACGACGGCCTTCCGATCGATCGACCAAATGCTGTCGGAAGACGCGCCGGACGGTCAGCGAATGACGGGCAACGTTGCGATCGTGTTTTCTCTCCCAAGCCTT CACGTGTTGCAGTCCGAGAAAGACTTTACCGTGCGGCAGAACGCGTGCGAGTACGTGTGCAAGGTGGTGCTGCACCTGGCGTCCGCGAACGAGTGGTCCGCCGAGCTGCATTACTGCCTCGACCGCATCGTCCTGCACAACATCGCCGCCGGCTTCAAGCACAAGGGAGCGGGCGGTGAGCGGCGCAACGAGTCGATTCAGCTGCTCGGCGAACTGAGCCGCACCGTGGGCAAACCGGGCGTAACGACACACCCGCAGTGTCGCGTGTTTGCCGAGCTGTGGCATTTTACGGGCGCGGGCGACGGTGCCGAGCGGGACTTTTTCGAAAACATTACGCACCTGCAAACGTACAAGCATCGCAAGGCGATGAAGCGGCTTGCCGCCAAGCTGGCCGCTATGGCCGACGAGGCAAAGGCCAGCGGCGGCAACAGCCGGGACACAATCGGAGCGGCCGGACCGACGTCACGCACCATCGTAAACTATTTGCTGCCGATCGTGTCGCACTACATCTGCCACGATGAGTACAAAAAGCAGACGAATCTGGTGGAGGAGGCGGGCAACTGCATCATCAACCTGTGCCGGCTGCTGCCCTGGCGCGGCTACCACACGGTACTGCAGCAGTACTTGCGAAAGCTGAAACACTCGTGGGAGTACCAGAAGCAGCTGCTGCGCATCGTGATCGGCATAATGGATGCGTTTCATTTCGATCTGTCCGCGGCGGCGACTGTGGATGCGGAGCATCCGGTCGAAGCTAAAGGTGGTGCTGCCGCTAACGCATTGATGAACAAAAAGCTGCTGCTACAGGATGAATCGGTGGAGGAAGCAGAGGAAACGGCCCCACCCGCTGCACCGGAAGGCGAGGAAAAGCCGAAGGAAGATGCAAACGAAGAGCAAGATGCCGAAGATGAGGGCAAGGAatcggaggaggaggaggacgctGAAAGCGTGatcgaggacgaggaggaagtGGAACCGACGGCCCGATGTGACCCGGAGGAGGCATTGCGGGTGGCGCGCGATATCGTGCACGACATATCGAAAACGATCATACCGAGTCTGCTGTCCTCGTTCAACTTTGCCACCGAAGCGCCCGTAACGACGGGCGGTGGCGGGCAGATGGACCGGAAGGCGCGGTTCGCAAAGCAGCGCACGGAAATGCTGAAGCTCCCGATAGCGATCGCGATAGTGAAGCTGTTCATGAAGCTGCCGCGCAAAGAGATCGAGCTCAATCTGCCCCGGCTGATTATCAAGGTGATTACGTTCCTCAAGTCGCGGCTAAAGCTGGCCCGCGTTCAGGCCCGCAACACGCTCGCCCACATTACGCTCGAGCTGGGCCCGTCCTATCTGTCGTTCGTGCTGCAGAACTTGCTGGCTATGTTGACGCGCGGGTTCCAGCGCCACGTGCTGACCTTCACCGTCCACACGGTGGTCGAGCGGGCGCAGCAGCATCTCGCATCCGGGCCGGTGCTGGAAAACATACTCCAAACGGTGGTGCACATCTGCACCGAGGACATTTTCGGCCAGCTGATCGGGCTGCTGAACGGGACCACCATTGAGACGGGTTCGCTGAAGAAGACCAACAtgccggaatcgaaatcgagcCGCAAGCCCTACCAAACGCTCTACATCTTGGCGAAGCACGTGCAGGAGCGCATGCTGGCCGACCTGTTCGTGCCGTTCCGCACCGTGCTGAGCAAGTACCGGACGCACCAGACGGTGGCCAAGGTGCAGGACGCCTTTCACCAGATAGCGGAGGGCCTGGTAGCGAACGAAACGATCAGCCCGGAAGCGCTGCTCGTGTTCGTGTACGGTATGGTGACGGGGAAGGTCTTCACCCAATGCGCCGTTGCCGGTGCGGACGGAGAGCAGGAGGAcctgcagcagcggcagcagcagcagtcggaAGAGGAGAAAAAGCGCGCGGCAAAGAAACTGCTCGGCAATGTGCCGAAACCGGGCAGCATCTACATCATTCCGGACGAACCGAAGCGGCACGGATCGGCGGCCGCCACCAGCGCGCTGGATCTGATCCTGGCAAAGACGGAAGGCAACGATCCCACCTTCCTGGAGTGTGGTCTGGAGCTGCTGCAAAGCTTCATCCGGCGCAAGCAGGTGGGAACGCGCAGCAGCGACACGGAGCAGGTAGAGCTGCTGATTCAGCTGATCGATCCGATCGTGCCGACGTTGGTGGAATCACTCGATTCGAAGCATTCGAAAATCATTTGCCATTCGATCAACTGCTTTAGCGCACTGTTGGCTACAGAGTGGCCACTGAAAAGTTTCCAGCAGCCCGAAACGCTCGACGCGATCGTGGCGGCGATCTTCACCATACTGCACCGCTACAACACGGTCGCGCTCGACGTGAACAATCCCAACATCGGCATGGTGCGGGCGAGCTTCCGGGCGATCGTCGCCGTGCTGAAGTACGCCAACGCGTCGTACAGCTTCACGGAAGAGCAGCTGCGTCTGCTGGTGATGTACATCGAGCAGGATTTGGCGGTCGGTGGAGGTCGCCAAACGACTGCGTTCGTGCTGTTGCGTTCGCTGCTCGGCCGGCGCTACAGCTTCAgcgagctgcagcagctgatgAGCAAGGTGTTTGAAATGTGCGTGCGGTCGGAAAGCGATACAGAGCG agcGGAATGTCGACAAAACATAGTAGATTATGTCATGAACTACCCAACGAGCAAGAAGGTAAAGAACTATCTGCTTTTCTTTGTCGATCAACTGCAATACGAAGTGCTGTCGGGACGTGAATCTGCTTGCCTGCTGCTGAAAACGCTGTTCCAGAAGTTGCCCAAG TCGACGATCGACCAAACCAACAGTGCGCTGTTCTTTGCGCTCGGCGTCCGGCTGGTCAACGAGGACGACACCGACATCCGAACGCTCGTGGCCGAATGCATCGAAACGCTGCTAAAGAGGCTCGATCCGAGCGAAAAAAGCTCACTGGTGAAGATCATCCAGGACATGCTCGGCGATCGATTGCTCAAGCACCGCGAGCTGGGCACGCAGTTGCTGCTGCGCATACTACACAGCCAACCTACAGAGCGCTTCATCCGCTCCTGGCTGCCGAACGTGCTGCCCGCGCTCTTGCAGAACCTGGTGCCGCCAACGAGCGCCGCACTGAGCGCGGACGGAAAATTCGTTAAACCGCTCGCACCGAGCGTAACGCTGCTGACCGCTGATCCGAGCGGTGACCATCTGATCATACAGACGCAGAACGTGTTTGCGGAGTTGCTCCGGCTGCAGCCGGCTATGCTGACGGCGGCCCAGTACAACGATACGATTGACGCGCTAGCGTACACCGCCCAGTCGCTGCTGAGCAGCGGGCACCAGTGGGTACGATTCGGCGCCCTGAAGCTGCTGTACCAAATTATGAACGAGCTAGATTTCGACGCCATCCACGAGCGCATCCGATCTTTGCGCAGCAAGCGCAATGACGCGGAGCCGGAAGCGGAGGAAGAGTTGGACAGTGACGACAACCCGGGCGGTAGACAATTCTTGTTCCAGTCGCCGCTGCGTGACTGCAAAACGCTAACACTGGACCTTTGCGCCCAGCTTTCCCCGCACAGTGCGATGGTGAGCGAGAGCGACGACGAAGCAGCCGGGCTCGTCACGCAGCTGCTGTTCCTGATCGCGAACATTCTGCGTGCAGTGCCGctggagaagaaggaaaaggcgTCATCGAAAAGGATCAATCTACACTGGCTGGTGCGCCGGGTGCGATATGTAGTGCAGGGCGAAATCTTCAAGACGCCTCACATATTTACACTG CGCAAGCACGCACTACACTGGATGTCATCGGTGGTCGCGATCTTGGAGCAGGACACGCTGGAACAATTGGCCCCCTCCTTGCTAATACCGGCCATCCGGGAGCTGACCGCTCAGGATATATCCGGCTCACGGTCCGGTAATGATCCATCGAAGGTTTCGCTGCGCAAGGTGGCCGCTAAGGTGGGCAAGGACATCAGCGTACGCCTTGGCGCGGAACAGTACGATAAGATGCGGAACGCGATCGAGGAATCGCTGCGCCGAAAGCGCACGAACCGTAGGATGGAGCTGGCGCAGGAGAAAATCAACTTCCCGATGGCGGCCGCACGCCGTAAGGAGGCGAAAAAGACGCGCACCAAGGAGGCGAAAAGGCGAAAGACGCAATCCTCCCTCGACGATCCGTTCGATCTGGAAGGAGCGGGCAATGGGGGCGTCATTCCGGGAATGAAACGCCGGGCCAAATCGGGCACTGGGTCAGTTCCAAAGAAACGGCGCAACATGGAGGCAATGTTTCGGGAGTGA